In Tenrec ecaudatus isolate mTenEca1 chromosome 4, mTenEca1.hap1, whole genome shotgun sequence, a single window of DNA contains:
- the LGALS12 gene encoding galectin-12: MSPGEKLDPLPDSFILQPPVFQPVIPYVTTIFGGLHTGKMVMLQGIVPQDARRFQVDFQCGCSLQPPPDIAFHFNPRFHTMKPHVICNTLQGGHWQAEARWPGLALQREASFLILFLFGNEAVKVSVNGQHFLHYAYRLPLSRVDTLGISGDILVNAVGFVNINPFMEGSKEYPVGYPFLLKSPRLEVPCSRVLPQGLWPGQVIVVRGLVLQEAKDFTLSLRDQSARLPVTLRASFADRTLAWVSPWGQKKPISAPFLFYPQRFFEVLLLCHKEGLKLALNGQGVGATNLGPQTLEQLRELRISGGIQLYCVHP, translated from the exons ATGTCACCTGGTGAAAAGCTGGACCCACTTCCTGACAGCTTCATCCTGCAGCCGCCAGTCTTCCAGCCG GTGATTCCTTATGTCACAACAATTTTTGGAGGCCTGCACACGGGCAAGATGGTCATGCTACAGGGGATAGTTCCTCAAGATGCGCGTAG GTTCCAGGTGGACTTTCAGTGTGGGTGCAGCCTTCAGCCCCCGCCAGATATCGCTTTCCATTTCAACCCTCGTTTTCATACCATGAAGCCCCATGTCATCTGCAACACCCTGCAAGGTGGGCACTGGCAAGCGGAGGCCcggtggcctggcctggccctacAGAGAGAGGCCAGCTTCCTCATCCTCTTTCTCTTTGGGAATGAGGCGGTGAAG gTGAGTGTGAATGGACAACACTTCCTCCACTATGCCTACCGGCTTCCATTGTCACGGGTTGACACCCTGGGTATATCTGGTGACATCTTGGTGAACGCTGTTGGATTCGTGAACATCAAT CCATTTATGGAGGGCAGCAAAGAATATCCAGTTGGATAC CCGTTCCTGCTAAAAAGCCCCAGACTG GAGGTACCGTGCTCGCGTGTTCTCCCTCAGGGTCTCTGGCCCGGGCAGGTCATCGTAGTGCGGGGACTGGTCTTGCAAGAGGCAAAAGA TTTCACGCTGAGTCTGCGAGACCAGTCGGCTCGCCTTCCCGTGACACTCCGGGCTTCCTTCGCAGACAGGacactggcctgggtctccccttgGGGGCAGAAGAAGCCCATTTCAGCCCCCTTCCTCTTTTACCCTCAGCGATTCTTCGAG GTGCTGCTCCTGTGCCACAAGGAAGGGCTTAAGCTGGCGCTCAATGGACAGGGAGTAGGGGCCACCAACCTGGGCCCGCAGACCCTGGAGCAGCTGCGGGAGCTTCGGATCAGTGGTGGTATCCAGCTTTACTGCGTCCACCCCTGA